A part of Sinorhizobium chiapasense genomic DNA contains:
- a CDS encoding aspartate carbamoyltransferase catalytic subunit has translation MITFPHRHLLGIKGLTEQDITLLLDRADEAVKISRQREKKTSSLRGLTQINLFFEASTRTQSSFELAGKRLGADVMNMSVGNSSVKKGETLIDTAMTLNAMHPDVLVVRHSSAGAAALLAQKVSCSVVNAGDGQHEHPTQALLDALTIRRAKGKLSRIIVAICGDVLHSRVARSNILLLNEMGARVRVVAPATLLPSGIAQMGVEVYHSMAEGLKDADVVMMLRLQRERMAGSFVPSVREYFHYYGLDAEKLKAAKDDALVMHPGPMNRGVEIASEIADGPQSVIEQQVEMGVAVRMAVMETLLLSQNQGPRL, from the coding sequence ATGATCACTTTCCCGCATCGCCACCTGCTCGGCATCAAGGGCCTCACGGAACAGGACATCACGCTCCTGCTCGATCGCGCCGACGAAGCCGTCAAGATCTCCCGGCAGAGGGAGAAGAAAACCTCCTCGCTGCGTGGGCTGACGCAGATCAATCTCTTTTTCGAAGCCTCGACCCGGACGCAATCCTCGTTCGAACTTGCCGGTAAGCGGCTTGGCGCCGACGTGATGAACATGTCGGTTGGCAATTCCTCGGTAAAGAAGGGCGAGACGCTGATCGACACGGCGATGACGCTGAACGCGATGCATCCCGACGTGCTGGTCGTGCGCCACTCTTCGGCGGGCGCAGCGGCACTGCTTGCCCAGAAAGTCTCCTGCTCGGTCGTCAATGCTGGCGACGGTCAGCACGAACATCCGACCCAGGCGCTACTCGACGCACTGACGATCCGTCGCGCCAAGGGCAAGCTCTCGCGGATCATCGTCGCGATCTGCGGAGACGTGCTGCACTCGCGCGTCGCCCGATCCAACATCCTGCTGCTCAATGAGATGGGAGCCCGCGTGCGCGTTGTCGCCCCGGCGACGCTGCTTCCCTCCGGCATCGCGCAGATGGGCGTCGAGGTCTACCATTCCATGGCAGAAGGATTGAAGGACGCGGATGTCGTCATGATGCTGCGGCTGCAGCGCGAGCGCATGGCCGGCTCCTTCGTGCCGTCGGTACGGGAATATTTCCACTACTACGGCCTCGACGCTGAAAAGCTGAAAGCGGCAAAGGACGATGCGTTGGTGATGCACCCGGGGCCGATGAACCGCGGCGTGGAGATCGCCTCCGAAATCGCCGACGGCCCGCAGAGTGTTATCGAACAGCAGGTCGAAATGGGCGTCGCCGTGCGCATGGCCGTGATGGAAACGCTTCTCCTCTCGCAGAACCAGGGGCCGCGCCTATGA
- a CDS encoding dihydroorotase has protein sequence MTRPLVLKNLRIVDPSRNLDETGTIIVGSDGRILAAGSDAQNQGAPDGAFVKDCASLTAVPGLVDARVFVGEPGSEHRETIESASRAAATGGVTSFIAMPDTDPVIDEIALVEFVQKTARDKALVNIHPAAALTKGLLGEEMTEIGLLRDAGAVCFTNGRQPVHDTLVLRRAMTYAREFGAVVALEARDKYLGANGVMNEGLLASWLGLPGVPREAEIIPLERDLRVAGLTKAAYHAAEISVPESADAVRVARERGTNVTCGISINHLTLNENDIGEYRTFFKLSPPLRGEDDRVAMAEALANGTIDIIVSSHDPQDVDTKRLPFSDAADGAIGLETLAAAALRLYHSGQVPLMRLIDAMSTRPAAIFGLDAGTLKPGAKADITVLDLDEPWILYEKALVSRSKNTPFENARFTGRVVQTYVAGKLVHSA, from the coding sequence ATGACCAGACCACTCGTTCTGAAAAACCTGCGCATTGTCGACCCTTCGCGCAATCTCGACGAAACGGGCACGATCATCGTCGGCAGCGATGGCCGCATCCTTGCAGCCGGCAGCGATGCCCAGAACCAGGGCGCTCCGGACGGCGCTTTCGTCAAGGACTGCGCCAGCCTCACGGCCGTTCCGGGCCTCGTCGATGCGCGCGTCTTCGTCGGCGAGCCCGGAAGCGAGCATCGCGAGACGATCGAGTCGGCCTCCCGGGCCGCAGCGACGGGCGGCGTCACTTCGTTCATCGCCATGCCGGACACCGACCCTGTCATCGATGAAATTGCCCTCGTCGAATTCGTGCAGAAGACGGCGCGCGACAAGGCGCTCGTCAACATTCACCCGGCTGCAGCCCTTACCAAAGGGCTGCTCGGCGAAGAGATGACCGAAATCGGACTGCTTCGCGACGCGGGCGCCGTCTGCTTCACCAACGGCCGACAACCGGTTCACGACACGCTGGTGCTGCGCCGCGCGATGACCTACGCGCGCGAATTCGGTGCGGTCGTCGCGCTTGAGGCCCGCGACAAATATCTTGGCGCCAACGGCGTCATGAACGAAGGCTTGCTCGCGAGCTGGCTCGGCCTTCCGGGCGTGCCGCGCGAAGCAGAGATCATTCCGCTCGAACGCGACCTTCGCGTCGCCGGATTGACCAAGGCCGCCTACCACGCCGCGGAGATTTCCGTACCCGAGTCGGCAGACGCCGTGCGCGTCGCGCGGGAGCGCGGCACCAACGTCACATGTGGCATCTCGATCAATCATCTGACGCTGAACGAGAACGACATCGGCGAATACCGGACCTTCTTCAAGCTGTCGCCTCCGCTGCGCGGCGAAGACGACCGCGTCGCCATGGCCGAGGCACTTGCAAACGGGACGATCGACATCATCGTATCGTCGCATGATCCGCAGGATGTCGACACGAAGCGCCTGCCCTTCTCCGACGCCGCCGACGGCGCGATCGGCCTTGAAACCCTGGCGGCAGCAGCCCTTCGGCTCTACCACAGCGGCCAAGTGCCGCTGATGCGGCTGATCGATGCGATGTCGACGCGCCCGGCCGCGATCTTCGGCCTCGACGCGGGCACGCTGAAGCCGGGAGCGAAGGCCGACATCACGGTTCTCGACCTCGACGAGCCTTGGATCCTCTATGAGAAGGCGCTGGTTTCTCGCTCGAAAAACACGCCTTTTGAAAATGCCCGCTTTACCGGCCGGGTCGTCCAAACTTATGTTGCGGGCAAGCTGGTGCATTCAGCGTAA